In Falco cherrug isolate bFalChe1 chromosome 5, bFalChe1.pri, whole genome shotgun sequence, one DNA window encodes the following:
- the NDUFA5 gene encoding NADH dehydrogenase [ubiquinone] 1 alpha subcomplex subunit 5 yields the protein MAGVLRKTSGLVGLAVVENPHERLRILYTKILGVLQNIPKDAAYRKYTEQIINQQFNLVQTETDVQKLQDKLNSGHIEEVILQAENELSLARKMIQWKPWEPLVEEPPSDQWRWPI from the exons ATGGCGGGGGTACTGAGGAAG ACCAGTGGGCTTGTAGGATTGGCTGTGGTTGAAAACCCTCATGAG CGCCTGCGAATACTGTACACAAAAATCCTTGGTGTCCTGCAAAACATTCCCAAAGATGCAGCATACAGGAAATACACTGAGCAGATTATAAACCAGCAATTTAATTTGGTGCAAACA GAAACAGATGTGCAGAAACTACAGGACAAACTGAATAGTGGTCACATAGAAGAAGTCATTTTACAG GCTGAAAATGAACTTTCCCTGGCAAGAAAAATGATACAGTGGAAACCATGGGAGCCTCTAGTTGAAGAACCTCCTTCTGACCAGTGGAGATGGCCAAtataa
- the ASB15 gene encoding ankyrin repeat and SOCS box protein 15 has product MDEREDLVEDLLTEYAIQLSIQESNGAKPPVSSSYNDSFVPPSEENRKIVASIKQGQVFGLQELVKQKYALDEADERGWFPLHEAAAQPIQQILEVILDASYKTMWEYKTCDGETPLTLAAKAGFVENVRTLLEKGVWPNTTNDKGETPLLIAIRRGSFEMVSTLIKHNCSIHQPCVKRWSAMHEAAKQGRKDIAALLLKNGGNVNLKDGYGVTPLGVAAEYGHCDVLEHLIHKGGDVQALADDGASVLFEAAGGGNPDCIALLLEYGGSGNVPNKAGLLPIHKAAYEGHYLALKYLIPVTSQTAIQKSGLSPVHSAADGQNSQCLELLIESGFDVNTLLAEHISDSYDDERKTALYFAVSNNDVLCTEILLKAGANPNKDPLNCLLVAVRAGNHEIVRLLLSYGANVNCYFMLVNDTHFPSAIQYALNDEVMLRLLLNHGYSVEMCFDCMHQDIFGNSFVWSTPEEEILPGWTSSVIKDNPFCDFIAVPWLKHLAGKVVRIFIDYMDYVPLCTKIKFVLETQKEWTEIRQILDNPRPLKHLCRLKIRKLLGLRRLQKLSSMKKFPLPPVLKNYILYKEYDLYGKGINLE; this is encoded by the exons ATGGATGAAAGAGAAGATTTGGTTGAAGATCTGCTCACTGAATATGCCATACAGCTTAGCATTCAAGAATCAAATGGGGCCAAACCACCAGTGTCTTCCAGCTATAATGACAG TTTTGTACCACCTAGTGaggaaaataggaaaattgTAGCATCCATAAAGCAAG GTCAAGTATTTGGGCTCCAAGAActtgtgaaacagaaatacGCTTTGGATGAAGCTGATGAAAGAGGGTGGTTTCCACTGCAtgaggctgcagcccagccaaTTCAGCAAATACTTGAAGTCATTTTAGATG CATCTTATAAAACAATGTGGGAGTACAAAACATGCGATGGAGAAACGCCATTAACTTTGGCAGCAAAAGCTGGCTTTGTGGAAAATGTACGAACGTTGCTGGAAAAGGGTGTTTGGCCCAATACCACAAATGACAAAGGAGAAACTCCACTTCTGATCG CTATAAGAAGGGGCTCTTTTGAAATGGTATCCACTCTGATTAAACACAACTGTAGTATCCACCAGCCGTGTGTAAAACGTTGGTCAGCAATGCATGAAGCTGCAAAACAAGGACGAAAAGACATCGCTGCTCTTCTTCTGAAGAATGGTGGAAATGTGAACCTTAAGGATGGATATGGAGTAACACCATTAGGTGTTGCTGCTGAATATGGTCACTGTGATGTGCTGGAGCATCTTATTCATAAAG GTGGAGATGTCCAGGCCTTAGCAGATGATGGTGCGTCAGTACTGTTTGAAGCAGCCGGAGGAGGGAATCCAGACTGCATAGCTCTTCTTTTGGAATATGGAGGAAGTGGCAATGTGCCTAATAAGGCAGGACTGCTTCCCATACACAAAGCAGCTTATGAGGGGCATTACCT GGCCCTGAAGTATCTCATTCCAGTCACATCCCAAACTGCAATCCAGAAAAGTGGGTTAAGCCCTGTACACTCAGCAGCAGATGGCCAGAACTCGCAGTGTCTAGAGCTCCTCATTGAGAGTGGTTTTGATGTCAATACTCTCTTGGCTGAGCACATTTCAGATAGTTATGATGATGAAAGGAAGACCGcactttattttgctgtttctaaCAATGATGTTCTTTGCACTGAAATATTACTCAAAGCAGGGGCAAATCCAAACAAGGACCCTTTAAACTGTCTTCTTGTGGCAGTGAGAGCTGGCAACCATGAAATTGTAAGGCTGCTCCTATCTTACGGAGCAAATGTCAATTGCTACTTTATGTTGGTTAATGACACGCATTTCCCTAGTGCCATTCAGTATGCTTTGAATGATGAGGTGATGCTGAGGCTGTTGCTCAATCACGGATATAGTGTGGAGATGTGTTTTGACTGTATGCATCAAGATATCTTTGGAAATTCTTTTGTGTGGTCAACTCCAGAGGAAGAGATTCTCCCCGGATGGACTTCTTCTGTAATAAAGGATAATCCT ttCTGTGACTTTATTGCTGTTCCTTGGTTGAAACATTTAGCGGGAAAAGTGGTTCGTATTTTTATAGATTACATGGATTATGTTCCTCTGTGCACAAAAATTAAGTTTGTCTTAGAAACGCAGAAAGAATGGACAGAGATACGTCAGATTTTGG ATAATCCTCGCCCTTTGAAACATCTTTGTCGTCTGAAAATACGTAAACTCTTGGGGTTAAGGAGACTCCAGAAACTGTCATCCATGAAGAAGTTTCCACTTCCACCAGTTCTCAAGAACTATATCCTATACAAAGAATATGATCTGTATGGAAAAGGGATAAATCTagaatag